In one window of Zingiber officinale cultivar Zhangliang chromosome 11A, Zo_v1.1, whole genome shotgun sequence DNA:
- the LOC122032920 gene encoding membrin-11-like, which produces MEAGGGATLSEIYQSAQRLLLRATGGLERLERERLDSSSSATSFSYASSSSMPSIEDPEDLASAIKRDITQIRSLCAEMDRLWRSIPARGQRDLWRRKVEQVAEKVDSLKESLDKHLFRQQKRMLEVKERADLLARANGDSAHVLRIFDEEAQAMESARNSSIMLEEAYATGVAVLSKYSEQRDRLKRAQKKALDILNTVGLSNTVLKLIERRHRVDKRIAYTGMVLTIVVVLAFMWWIH; this is translated from the exons ATGGAAGCCGGCGGCGGGGCAACACTGTCGGAGATCTACCAGAGCGCGCAGAGGTTGCTCCTCCGCGCGACCGGTGGGCTGGAGCGCCTGGAGCGGGAGCGGCTTGATTCCTCATCCTCCGCCACCTCCTTCTCTTATGCCTCCTCGTCGTCGATGCCCTCGATCGAGGATCCGGAGGATCTTGCGTCGGCGATCAAGAGGGATATCACCCAGATCCGTTCCCTCTGCGCCGAGATGGATCGCCTCTGGCGCTCGATTCCTGCCAGAGGCCAGCGCGATCTCTGGAGGAG AAAAGTAGAACAGGTAGCAGAAAAGGTGGATTCACTGAAAGAAAGTCTTGACAAGCACCTGTTTCGTCAACAAAAACGCATGCTGGAAGTCAAGGAGCGGGCAGATTTGCTGGCAAGAGCT AATGGGGACTCTGCGCATGTTCTGAGAATATTTGATGAGGAAGCACAGGCAATGGAATCTGCGCGAAACTCGTCAATAATGCTGGAAGAAGCTTATGCCACCGGAGTTGCTGTACTGTCCAAGTATTCTGAGCAGAGGGATCGTTTGAAG AGAGCTCAAAAGAAAGCCCTAGACATCCTGAACACCGTAGGGCTATCCAATACCGTGCTGAAGCTGATAGAGAGACGGCACCGAGTCGACAAACGGATTGCATACACCGGCATGGTATTGACCATCGTTGTGGTTCTTGCATTCATGTGGTGGATTCACTGA
- the LOC122030920 gene encoding DNA-directed RNA polymerases II, IV and V subunit 3-like translates to MASEKMGGGLRTSYQRFPKVHIREMTDDYLKFELRDTDASIANALRRVMIAEVPTIAIDLVEIEINSSVLNDEFISHRLGLIPLTSDDAMSMRFSRDCDACDGDGQCEFCSVEFFLSVRCDSDQTLDVTTADLQSTNPRVCPVNVTIASAMSSDREGCESSEQKGILIVKLHRGQELRLRAIARKGIGKDHAKWSPAATVAFMYEPQIHINEELMETLTLEEKQAWVESSPTKVFVIDPNTQQVEVNDPEAYTYEDEVLKKAEAMGKPGLIEIFPKENSFIFTVESTGAIKASQMLLNAINVLKQKLDDIRCSHDDASDMNELTSHLGIQSI, encoded by the exons ATGGCGAGCGAGAAGATGGGCGGCGGTTTGCGGACGTCTTACCAGCGGTTCCCGAAAGTCCACATCCGCGAGATGACGGACGACTACCTCAAGTTCGAGCTGCGCGACACCGACGCGAGCATCGCGAACGCCCTCCGCCGCGTCATGATCGCCGAGGTGCCCACCATCGCCATCGACCTCGTCGAGATCGAGATCAACTCCTCCGTGCTCAACGACGAGTTCATCTCCCACCGCCTCGGCCTCATCCCCCTCACCAGCGACGACGCCATGTCGATGCGCTTCTCCCGCGACTGTGACGCCTGCGACGGCGATGGCCAGTGCGAGTTCTGCTCCGTCGAGTTCTTCCTCAGTGTCCGATGCGACTCCGACCAGACGCTCGACGTCACCACCGCCGACCTCCAGAGCACCAACCCCCGCGTCTGCCCCGTCAATGTGACTATTGCGAGCGCTATGTCAAGCGATCGCGAGGGATGCGAGTCCTCCGAGCAAAA GGGCATACTCATTGTGAAATTACACCGTGGGCAAGAGCTAAGACTTCGAGCTATTGCTAGAAAAGGGATTGGCAAGGATCACGCCAAATGGTCACCTGCTGCAACTGTTGCATTTATGTATGAGCCACAGATCCATATAAATGAGGAATTGATGGAAACATTGACGCTTGAAGAGAAACAAGCCTGGGTTGAGAGCAGCCCTACAAAAGTTTTTGTCATTGATCCAAATACTCAACAG GTGGAAGTTAACGACCCAGAGGCCTATACATACGAAGATGAAGTCCTCAAGAAAGCGGAAGCTATGGGGAAACCAGGCCTCATCGAGATTTTTCCTAAAGAAAACAGTTTCATATTCACCGTTGAATCAACCGGTGCCATCAAGGCTTCACAGATGCTCCTCAATGCGATCAACGTTCTGAAGCAGAAGTTGGATGACATCCGCTGCTCGCATGATGATGCATCCGACATGAACGAACTAACTTCACACCTGGGAATTCAGTCGATCTAG